In the genome of Kitasatospora cathayae, one region contains:
- a CDS encoding purple acid phosphatase family protein, with protein MDIPNMGVPAKLADRMSTAEQHEYLRARFSRRRMLRAGAVTVGAVAVGGALGSAPAFAAPAGPQLLTGATAAGIDGALVAPIGRHLQFGPEPDTQFRISWQVPAPVKKPFLRFGKHPWELSHKIQAEVRALHTPALTPNSQPVDQYYLHVALEDLHPDTTYYYGVGHEGFDPASQQQISTLHTFRTAPSRDHRWGKVYEPFTFTAFGDQGVSAHAAGNDNIIKAQKPAFHLHAGDICYADPAGSGTDPDKSVFNARTWDDFLVQTETVAADVPWMVAYGNHDVEAWYSPNGYGGENSRFFLPDNGPDPRKVPGVYTFRYKNVGVISLDANDVSYEIPANLGISANQQTKWLERTLKDLRGDETVDFIVVFFHHCAFSTTVAHASEGGVREAWVPLFEKYRVDLVINGHNHIYERTDAILGNKVSKQVPSGATIEPAKDGVVYVTAGAAGRSLYKFDVPDTYEGHENHQDEVKTYYWDKGRVKVPETIQWSRVRYTGYSFIKVDVTPAHLGRKSVMKVTALAENGSQIDNYTILRKVGEGWDSGRDDDGEGGGWGW; from the coding sequence ATGGATATCCCCAACATGGGCGTGCCGGCCAAGCTTGCCGACCGCATGAGCACGGCCGAGCAGCACGAGTACCTGCGGGCCCGATTCTCCCGCCGCCGGATGCTGCGCGCCGGTGCGGTGACCGTGGGCGCCGTCGCCGTCGGCGGTGCACTGGGCAGTGCGCCGGCCTTCGCCGCTCCGGCCGGCCCCCAGCTGCTGACCGGGGCCACGGCGGCCGGCATCGACGGCGCGCTGGTCGCGCCGATCGGCCGCCACCTCCAGTTCGGCCCCGAGCCGGACACCCAGTTCCGCATCTCCTGGCAGGTGCCGGCGCCGGTCAAGAAGCCGTTCCTGCGCTTCGGCAAGCACCCGTGGGAGCTCAGCCACAAGATCCAGGCCGAGGTCCGCGCCCTGCACACCCCGGCGCTGACCCCGAACAGCCAGCCGGTGGACCAGTACTACCTGCACGTGGCGCTGGAGGACCTCCACCCCGACACGACCTACTACTACGGCGTCGGCCACGAGGGCTTCGACCCCGCCTCGCAGCAGCAGATCTCCACCCTGCACACCTTCCGCACCGCGCCCTCCCGCGACCACCGCTGGGGCAAGGTGTACGAGCCGTTCACCTTCACCGCCTTCGGCGACCAGGGCGTCAGCGCCCACGCGGCCGGCAACGACAACATCATCAAGGCCCAGAAGCCGGCCTTCCACCTGCACGCCGGCGACATCTGCTACGCCGACCCGGCCGGCTCCGGCACCGACCCGGACAAGTCCGTCTTCAACGCGAGGACCTGGGACGACTTCCTGGTCCAGACCGAGACGGTCGCCGCCGACGTCCCGTGGATGGTCGCGTACGGCAACCACGACGTCGAGGCCTGGTACTCGCCCAACGGCTACGGCGGCGAGAACTCCCGCTTCTTCCTGCCGGACAACGGCCCGGACCCGCGCAAGGTCCCCGGCGTCTACACCTTCCGCTACAAGAACGTCGGTGTCATCTCGCTGGACGCCAACGACGTCTCCTACGAGATCCCGGCCAACCTGGGCATTTCGGCGAACCAGCAGACCAAGTGGCTCGAGCGCACCCTCAAGGACCTGCGCGGCGACGAGACCGTCGACTTCATCGTGGTCTTCTTCCACCACTGCGCCTTCTCCACCACCGTCGCCCACGCCTCCGAGGGCGGCGTCCGCGAGGCCTGGGTGCCGCTGTTCGAGAAGTACCGGGTGGACCTGGTCATCAACGGCCACAACCACATCTACGAGCGCACCGACGCCATCCTCGGCAACAAGGTCTCGAAGCAGGTGCCGAGCGGCGCCACCATCGAGCCGGCCAAGGACGGCGTGGTGTACGTGACCGCGGGCGCGGCCGGCCGCAGCCTGTACAAGTTCGACGTGCCGGACACCTACGAGGGGCACGAGAACCACCAGGACGAGGTCAAGACCTACTACTGGGACAAGGGCCGGGTGAAGGTCCCCGAGACCATCCAGTGGTCGCGGGTGCGCTACACCGGCTACTCCTTCATCAAGGTCGACGTCACCCCGGCCCACCTGGGCCGGAAGTCGGTCATGAAGGTCACCGCGCTGGCCGAGAACGGCAGCCAGATCGACAACTACACGATCCTGCGCAAGGTCGGCGAGGGCTGGGACTCCGGCCGCGACGACGACGGCGAGGGCGGCGGCTGGGGCTGGTAG
- a CDS encoding YnfA family protein, with protein MAVLRSVALFAVAALAEIGGCWLVWQSVREQRPWWLAGLGVVALGAYGFVAALQPDAHFGRVLAAYGGVFVAGSLLWGVVVDGFRPSRYDVLGALICLAGVGVIMYGPRR; from the coding sequence ATGGCCGTCCTCCGTTCCGTCGCCCTGTTCGCCGTCGCCGCGCTCGCCGAGATCGGCGGCTGCTGGCTGGTCTGGCAGAGCGTGCGGGAGCAACGGCCGTGGTGGCTGGCCGGGTTGGGCGTGGTCGCGCTCGGCGCGTACGGCTTCGTCGCGGCGCTGCAGCCGGACGCCCACTTCGGCCGGGTGCTGGCCGCCTACGGCGGGGTGTTCGTGGCCGGGTCGCTGCTGTGGGGCGTGGTCGTGGACGGCTTCCGACCGAGCCGCTACGACGTGCTGGGCGCGCTGATCTGCCTGGCCGGGGTCGGCGTGATCATGTACGGGCCCCGGCGCTGA
- a CDS encoding (2Fe-2S) ferredoxin domain-containing protein: protein MSRRDRERDGSRDGGRKRGAGSPVTVTVCRGCCCGTEAKHPGVDHAGQYERLRTAVGSAGRVRAVTCLDVCTQSNVVVVGPSSEGRAAGGRPVWLGFVLMDEMIDDIAAWVHAGGPGLADPPGLLDLQLISVSRRVREGLPE, encoded by the coding sequence ATGAGCCGCCGAGACCGCGAGCGTGATGGTAGTCGTGATGGTGGCCGGAAGCGGGGCGCCGGCTCCCCGGTGACCGTCACCGTATGCCGGGGCTGCTGCTGCGGCACCGAGGCGAAGCATCCGGGGGTCGACCACGCGGGCCAGTACGAGCGGCTGCGGACGGCCGTCGGCTCGGCGGGCCGGGTCCGGGCGGTCACCTGCCTGGACGTGTGCACCCAGTCCAACGTGGTGGTGGTCGGCCCGTCCAGCGAGGGGCGGGCGGCGGGCGGCCGTCCGGTCTGGCTCGGCTTCGTGCTGATGGACGAGATGATCGACGACATAGCCGCCTGGGTGCACGCGGGCGGTCCCGGCCTCGCCGATCCGCCCGGGCTGCTCGACCTCCAGCTGATCTCGGTCTCCCGCCGGGTCCGCGAGGGCCTGCCGGAGTGA
- a CDS encoding pyridoxal phosphate-dependent aminotransferase yields the protein MEFRQSSKLNDVCYEIRGPVVDQANALEEAGHSVLRLNTGNPAPFGFEAPEEIIQDIIRNLPSAHGYSDSRGILPARRAVVQYYQQRGVRGVGVNDVYLGNGVSELIQMAVTALVDDGDEVLVPMPDYPLWTASVRLAGGKAVHYLCDEEAEWYPDLDDIAAKITARTKAIVVINPNNPTGAVYPKELLEGILELARRHQLMVLADEIYDKILYDGTEHHCLAALADDVLTLTFNGLSKAYRVAGFRSGWLVVSGPKQHATDYLEGLTMLSGMRLCPNVPAQYAVQAALGGHQSINDLVLPGGRLAEQRDIAVKALNEIPGVSCVKPKGALYAFARLDPAVHRIVDDERFVLDLLLREKIHVVQGTGFNWPRPDHFRFVTLPRADDLETAINRIGRFLATYRQS from the coding sequence ATGGAGTTTCGGCAGTCCAGCAAGCTGAATGACGTGTGCTACGAGATCCGGGGCCCGGTGGTCGACCAGGCCAACGCCCTGGAGGAGGCCGGGCACAGCGTCCTGCGGCTGAACACCGGCAACCCGGCTCCGTTCGGGTTCGAGGCGCCCGAGGAGATCATCCAGGACATCATCCGCAACCTGCCCTCCGCCCACGGCTACAGCGACTCGCGCGGCATCCTGCCGGCCCGTCGCGCGGTGGTGCAGTACTACCAGCAGCGCGGGGTCCGGGGCGTCGGCGTCAACGACGTCTACCTCGGCAACGGCGTCTCCGAGCTGATCCAGATGGCGGTCACGGCACTGGTCGACGACGGGGACGAGGTGCTCGTCCCGATGCCGGACTACCCGCTGTGGACGGCCTCCGTCCGGCTGGCCGGCGGCAAGGCCGTGCACTACCTGTGCGACGAAGAGGCCGAGTGGTACCCGGACCTGGACGACATCGCCGCCAAGATCACCGCCCGTACCAAGGCGATCGTCGTCATCAACCCCAACAACCCCACCGGCGCGGTCTACCCGAAGGAACTCCTGGAGGGGATCCTCGAGCTGGCCCGCCGTCACCAGCTGATGGTGCTGGCCGACGAGATCTACGACAAGATCCTCTACGACGGCACCGAGCACCACTGCCTGGCCGCCCTCGCCGACGACGTGCTCACCCTCACCTTCAACGGCCTCTCCAAGGCCTACCGGGTGGCCGGTTTCCGCAGCGGCTGGCTCGTCGTCTCCGGCCCCAAGCAGCACGCCACCGACTACCTGGAGGGCCTGACCATGCTCTCCGGCATGCGGCTGTGCCCCAACGTGCCCGCGCAGTACGCCGTCCAGGCCGCGCTCGGCGGCCACCAGTCGATCAACGACCTGGTCCTGCCCGGCGGCCGGCTCGCCGAGCAGCGCGACATCGCGGTCAAGGCGCTCAACGAGATCCCCGGCGTCAGCTGCGTCAAGCCCAAGGGCGCCCTGTACGCCTTCGCCCGGCTCGACCCGGCCGTGCACCGGATCGTCGACGACGAGCGCTTCGTGCTGGACCTGCTGCTGCGCGAGAAGATCCACGTCGTCCAGGGCACCGGCTTCAACTGGCCCCGCCCGGACCACTTCCGCTTCGTCACCCTGCCGCGCGCCGACGACCTGGAGACGGCGATCAACCGGATCGGGCGCTTCCTGGCGACGTACCGGCAGAGCTGA
- a CDS encoding SGNH/GDSL hydrolase family protein, whose translation MLRPARNSRRLRNSSLLAAVAVGAALALTSTTAQAATPAPKHYVALGDSYAAGAGVPGQSAGLCLRSDHNYGHLVAASLGAGTYTDVTCAAAKVKAMTQPQYDAFIRVNDPQLDSVTADTDLVTLGIGGNDLAASDLGLGELVATCIAGAVVNPLGTPCKDVYHHGYWDWNTWSWQYGNDDLAERITTSIAPQIATTLQQIHAKAPKAKVLLVGYPSVLPADGSTCVLRQPVTPGDVEYMYGVLNKLNAALKSTAAANGATYVDTATPTRGHDVCSDDRWIEGALPGSPAVPFHPNATGEQVMAEAVLAALK comes from the coding sequence GTGCTCCGCCCTGCCCGGAATTCCCGGCGACTCCGCAATTCGAGCCTGCTCGCCGCCGTCGCCGTCGGCGCCGCCCTCGCGCTCACCTCCACCACCGCCCAGGCCGCCACCCCCGCCCCGAAGCACTACGTGGCCCTCGGCGACTCCTACGCCGCCGGCGCCGGCGTGCCCGGCCAGTCGGCCGGCCTGTGCCTGCGCTCCGACCACAACTACGGCCACCTGGTCGCCGCCTCGCTCGGGGCCGGTACCTACACGGACGTCACCTGCGCGGCCGCCAAGGTCAAGGCGATGACGCAGCCGCAGTACGACGCCTTCATCCGGGTCAACGACCCGCAACTGGACTCGGTGACCGCCGACACCGACCTGGTCACCCTCGGGATCGGCGGCAACGACCTCGCCGCCAGCGACCTCGGCCTCGGCGAACTGGTCGCCACCTGCATCGCCGGCGCCGTCGTCAACCCGCTCGGCACGCCCTGCAAGGACGTCTACCACCACGGCTACTGGGACTGGAACACCTGGTCCTGGCAGTACGGCAACGACGACCTGGCCGAGCGGATCACCACCAGCATCGCCCCGCAGATCGCCACCACCCTCCAGCAGATCCACGCCAAGGCCCCCAAGGCCAAGGTGCTGCTGGTCGGCTACCCGTCCGTACTGCCCGCCGACGGCTCGACCTGCGTGCTGCGCCAGCCGGTGACGCCGGGCGACGTCGAGTACATGTACGGGGTGCTCAACAAGCTGAACGCCGCCCTGAAGTCCACCGCGGCCGCCAACGGCGCGACGTACGTGGACACCGCGACACCGACCCGCGGGCACGACGTCTGCTCGGACGACCGCTGGATCGAGGGCGCGCTGCCCGGCTCGCCCGCCGTGCCGTTCCACCCGAACGCGACCGGCGAGCAGGT
- the lepB gene encoding signal peptidase I: MPKRRARGLWFAVAVAVAGLLCGALGLSVVLTGGYSVHRMDGTAMGPGLRPGDRMLADKVSAADVRRGEIYIVDSPWGLHGSPVFRVMALGGQRIACSGGRLSLNGRPLDEPADRQTDTCRRDFDVSVPPGRAFLMGDRRATADDSRLHVDDDHQGTVELAELTGDRVVWHSGSDSPALPGKLIGAAVLMVLGSLITVLGVLAAVVIASFAAARRRTPVHPAHP; the protein is encoded by the coding sequence ATGCCGAAGCGGAGGGCCCGGGGCCTGTGGTTCGCCGTGGCCGTGGCGGTGGCCGGCCTCCTGTGCGGGGCGCTCGGGCTCTCGGTCGTCCTCACCGGCGGCTACTCCGTCCACCGCATGGACGGCACGGCGATGGGGCCGGGCCTTCGGCCGGGCGACCGGATGCTGGCCGACAAGGTCTCGGCCGCCGACGTCCGGCGCGGCGAGATCTACATCGTCGACTCCCCCTGGGGCCTCCACGGCTCCCCCGTCTTCCGGGTGATGGCCCTCGGCGGCCAGCGCATCGCCTGCTCCGGCGGGCGGCTCAGCCTCAACGGGCGGCCGCTGGACGAGCCGGCCGACCGACAGACCGACACCTGCCGACGCGACTTCGACGTCTCCGTCCCGCCCGGGCGGGCCTTCCTGATGGGGGACCGTCGGGCCACCGCGGACGACTCCCGCCTGCACGTCGACGACGACCACCAGGGCACCGTCGAGCTCGCCGAACTGACCGGCGACCGGGTGGTCTGGCACTCCGGCAGCGACTCCCCCGCCCTGCCCGGCAAGCTGATCGGCGCGGCGGTGCTGATGGTGCTCGGGTCCCTGATCACGGTGCTCGGGGTGCTCGCCGCGGTCGTCATCGCCTCCTTCGCCGCCGCCCGTCGCCGTACTCCGGTCCACCCGGCCCACCCCTGA